TAGCTAGAGTGATTTTGCGCACTTCCGAGAGGCGTGTTTCCAACGATTCCAAGGGGTTAGGGCCGACGGGCGCAAAAAAACATATAAGAATGATCGGTCTGTTTAATTTCAAAAAACAGAGCTATTTCAATGACTTGGGCAGCCTGAAATTGAACATTTGTTCAAAATCCGGCCGTTTTCCGGCGCCCGGCCCGCCCAGAGCGGCACAAAGCGGATGGAATCCCCCGCCATCTTCATGGCGGCGGCAACAGCGGCGCACGCGCCTACGCCGCCCGCCTGACGGTTTCGTAGCCCAGGTTCGGCGCCAGCCAGCGTTCGGCCTCTCCGACGGTCCAGCCCTTGCGGGCGGCATAATCCTCCACCTGGTCGCGGCCGACCTTGCCGACGCCGAAATAGCGCGCCTCCGGATGGCTGAAATACCAGCCGCTGACCGCCGAGGCCGGCGTCATGGCGCAGCTCTCGGTCAGGCGGACGCCGGTGTGGCGTTCGGCGTCGAGCAGGGCGAACAGACGGCGCTTCTCGGTATGCTCCGGGCAGGCCGGATAGCCCGGCGCCGGACGGATGCCGCGGTAGCGCTCGGCGATCAGGTCGGCATTGCTCAGGTTTTCGTCGCCCGCATAGCCCCAATAGTCCTTGCGCACCTTCTCATGCAGCCATTCGGCGAAGGCCTCGGCCAGCCGGTCGCCCAGCGCCTTGACCATGATCGCGCCGTAATCGTCGTTCTGCCGCTCGAAATCCGCGGCGGCCTCCTCGATCCCCTGCCCGGCCGTGACGCAGAAGCCGCCGACCCAGTCCGGCACGCCGCTCTCCTTCGGCGCCACGAAATCGGCCAGGCTGTAATTCGGCCGGTTGGTCCGGGCGGTCTGCTGGCGCAGCATACGCAGCGTGTCGCGGACGTCGCGCCGGTCCTCGCTCCGGTACAGCTCGATATCGTCGCCGATCCGGGCCGCCGGCCAGAAGGCCGCGACTCCTTTCGGACAGGTCCAGCCTTCCACAGCCATCATTTCCAGCATGGCGAGCGCGTCGGCATGGAGCGCGCGGGCCGCATCGCCGACCGCCGGATCGTCGAGAATGCGCGGGAAGGCGCCGGCCAGCTCCCAGGTGCGGAAGAAGGGCGTCCAGTCGATGCGCGGCGCCAGGTCCGCAATGGCGACGTTATCCAGCACGACCGGGCCGGCCTGCGCCGGCCGCGGCGGCGTATAGCCCGACCAGTCGGGACGAAACCCGTTGGCGCGCGCGGAGGCGAGATCGGTCTGCACGCCGTCGCGCCGGCCGCCGGCGTGGCTCTCGCGCAGCGCCGCGTAGGCGGAGCGGGTCTCGGCGACGAAACCGTCCGTTCGTTTCGGCGACATCAGCGCCCCGGCCACCCCGACCGCCCGCGACGCATCGGTGACATGCACCACCGGCCCGCTGTAGGACGGTTCGATCTTCACCGCCGTGTGCATCCGGCTGGTCGTGGCGCCGCCGATCAGCAGGGGAACGGTCATGCCCCGCCGGTCCATCGCGGCGCCGACCCGGCACATCTCCTCCAGGCTGGGCGTGATCAGGCCGCTCAGGCCGATCAGGTCCGCGCCTTCCCGTTCGGCCGTGTCGAGGATCAGCTCGGCCGGCGCCATCACGCCGAGGTCGATCACTTCGTACCCGTTGCAGCGCAGGACGACGCCGACGATATTCTTGCCGATATCGTGAACATCGCCCTTCACGGTCGCGGTCACGATCCGGCCGGCGGCGGCCGTTTTCCGGCTCTTCTCCGCCTCCATGAAGGGCTCCAGCCACGCCACCGCCTTCTTCATCACGCGCGCGCTCTTGACGACCTGGGGCAGGAACATCTTGCCGGCGCCGAACAGGTCGCCGACGATCGACATGCCGTCCATCAGCGGCCCCTCGATGACCGCCAGCGGCCTGCCGAGCTTCAGGCGCGCCTCCTCGGCGTCTTCCTCGGCATGGTCGGCGATGCCGTGGACCAGGGCGTGGCTCAGCCGGTCCTCGACCGAAGCGTCGCGCCAGCCCTCGTCCCTCGCGCGCTGGACCGCGCCGCCGCG
The genomic region above belongs to Rhodospirillaceae bacterium and contains:
- the metH gene encoding methionine synthase, translated to MTEKANSAPEPVPALAPAMNAAQRFVMVGERTNVTGSAKFRKLIVAGDFEAALDIAREQVENGARIVDVNMDEAMLDSGAAMVRFLNLIAAEPDICRVPIMIDSSKWSVIEAGLKCVQGKAIVNSISLKEGEAPFLEQARRIRRYGAAMVVMAFDETGQADTVERKADICARAYRLLTGQARVPPQDIIFDPNIFAVATGIEEHDGYGIAFIEATRRIKAALPGSHVSGGLSNLSFSFRGNEPVRRAMHSVFLYHAIPAGLDMAIVNAGQLDVYDEIAPDLRERVEDVVLNRRPDATDRLLEIAEDYRGGAVQRARDEGWRDASVEDRLSHALVHGIADHAEEDAEEARLKLGRPLAVIEGPLMDGMSIVGDLFGAGKMFLPQVVKSARVMKKAVAWLEPFMEAEKSRKTAAAGRIVTATVKGDVHDIGKNIVGVVLRCNGYEVIDLGVMAPAELILDTAEREGADLIGLSGLITPSLEEMCRVGAAMDRRGMTVPLLIGGATTSRMHTAVKIEPSYSGPVVHVTDASRAVGVAGALMSPKRTDGFVAETRSAYAALRESHAGGRRDGVQTDLASARANGFRPDWSGYTPPRPAQAGPVVLDNVAIADLAPRIDWTPFFRTWELAGAFPRILDDPAVGDAARALHADALAMLEMMAVEGWTCPKGVAAFWPAARIGDDIELYRSEDRRDVRDTLRMLRQQTARTNRPNYSLADFVAPKESGVPDWVGGFCVTAGQGIEEAAADFERQNDDYGAIMVKALGDRLAEAFAEWLHEKVRKDYWGYAGDENLSNADLIAERYRGIRPAPGYPACPEHTEKRRLFALLDAERHTGVRLTESCAMTPASAVSGWYFSHPEARYFGVGKVGRDQVEDYAARKGWTVGEAERWLAPNLGYETVRRAA